In one Massilia endophytica genomic region, the following are encoded:
- a CDS encoding LysR family transcriptional regulator, with protein sequence MNTPDWNDLRFFVAVHMAGSLSGAARACGVEHSTVARRLEALEAALGVRLFDRLPRGWSLTQAGHELMPHAQRMEEDLHALMRAASGSAELKGTVRVSAPPALAAWLLAPRLRDALPALGSIELDLRAETHNTDLARRESDIALRFQRPSSPGLVVKQLATVGYALCGSEDYVQGRDAADWEFLGYDAQLEHTPQHAWLESVRGGRRYVLRSNDLASLRHAALAGCGVAVLPDYMAEGLAAVQDCPVKRELWLVMHEDVRRSPPVRAVADRIIALFDQSGM encoded by the coding sequence ATGAATACTCCCGACTGGAACGACCTGCGCTTTTTCGTCGCCGTGCACATGGCGGGCAGCCTCTCCGGGGCGGCCCGCGCCTGCGGCGTCGAGCATTCGACGGTGGCGCGCCGCCTGGAAGCCCTCGAAGCGGCGCTCGGCGTGCGCCTGTTCGACCGCCTGCCGCGCGGCTGGTCGCTGACGCAGGCGGGCCACGAACTGATGCCCCACGCTCAGCGCATGGAGGAGGATCTGCATGCCCTCATGCGCGCCGCCAGCGGATCGGCCGAGCTGAAAGGCACGGTGCGTGTGTCGGCGCCGCCTGCGCTGGCGGCCTGGCTCCTGGCGCCCAGGCTGCGCGATGCGTTGCCCGCGCTCGGGTCCATCGAGCTCGATCTGCGCGCGGAAACCCATAACACGGACCTGGCCCGGCGCGAGTCCGACATCGCCTTGCGCTTCCAGCGGCCTTCATCTCCGGGACTGGTGGTGAAGCAGCTTGCCACGGTGGGCTACGCGCTGTGCGGCAGCGAAGACTATGTGCAGGGCAGGGATGCCGCCGACTGGGAGTTCCTCGGCTACGATGCGCAGCTTGAGCACACGCCCCAGCATGCGTGGCTGGAGAGCGTGCGGGGAGGCCGGCGCTATGTGCTGCGCTCGAACGACCTGGCCAGCCTGCGCCATGCCGCCCTTGCAGGCTGCGGCGTGGCTGTGCTGCCGGACTATATGGCGGAGGGCCTGGCCGCCGTGCAGGACTGCCCAGTGAAGCGCGAGCTGTGGCTGGTGATGCACGAAGACGTGCGGCGCTCGCCGCCCGTACGGGCGGTGGCGGACCGGATCATCGCCCTGTTCGATCAGTCCGGGATGTGA
- a CDS encoding antitoxin Xre-like helix-turn-helix domain-containing protein, which yields MHAAHAYPKSRFEPVMPVDLSAKEERERLSRSALKGFFKLAAAWKLRDDDARELLGGLSSSAYYEWKKNPDRVLEVDRITRISYLLGIYKSLHIIYGDKLADEWVSLPNRNAIFGGRSPLAYMVAGGLLSMQTVRKLVDARRGGL from the coding sequence ATGCACGCCGCCCATGCCTACCCCAAGAGCCGCTTCGAACCGGTCATGCCGGTCGACCTCAGCGCCAAGGAAGAGCGCGAGCGCCTGTCCCGCTCGGCCCTGAAAGGCTTTTTCAAGCTGGCCGCCGCCTGGAAGCTGCGCGACGACGATGCGCGCGAGCTGCTCGGGGGCCTGTCCAGCAGCGCCTACTACGAGTGGAAGAAGAATCCCGACCGTGTGCTGGAGGTGGACCGCATCACACGCATCTCCTACCTGCTGGGCATCTACAAGTCCCTGCACATCATCTACGGCGACAAGCTGGCGGACGAATGGGTCAGCCTGCCGAACCGGAACGCCATTTTCGGCGGCCGCAGCCCGCTGGCCTATATGGTGGCGGGCGGCCTGCTCTCCATGCAGACCGTGCGCAAGCTGGTCGACGCGCGGCGCGGAGGGCTGTAG
- a CDS encoding DUF817 domain-containing protein: MLARIDAHLTDSAPRQLGFARPFIEFLYFGIKEARACLFVGLFFLAVFSVPRAGLFGIARYDLLLIIAVAIQLGMVASKLETWDELKAVCLFHAVGFVLEVFKVSGSIQSWSYPDAAYTKVFGVPLFSGFMYAAIGSYIIQAWRLLDLRVRHHPPHWMAWLIAILIYVNFFTHHYIGDYRWYLAACALGLYARTTIIFRPLDRDRQMPLLLGFVLTGFFIWMAENIGTFWGVWRYPNQLGAWSMVHVSKWSSWSLLVIMTFTIVANLKHIKARIHIPD; the protein is encoded by the coding sequence ATGCTCGCACGGATCGACGCCCACCTGACCGACTCCGCGCCGCGCCAGCTCGGGTTCGCGCGGCCCTTCATCGAGTTCCTCTACTTCGGCATCAAGGAAGCGCGCGCCTGCCTCTTCGTGGGCCTGTTCTTCCTGGCCGTCTTCAGCGTGCCGCGCGCCGGCCTGTTCGGCATTGCGCGCTACGACCTGCTCCTGATCATCGCCGTGGCCATCCAGCTGGGCATGGTGGCCAGCAAGCTGGAAACCTGGGACGAGCTGAAGGCGGTGTGCCTCTTCCATGCGGTGGGCTTCGTGCTGGAAGTGTTCAAGGTTTCCGGCAGCATCCAGTCGTGGAGCTATCCGGATGCGGCGTACACCAAAGTCTTCGGCGTGCCCCTTTTCTCCGGCTTCATGTACGCCGCCATCGGCAGCTACATCATCCAGGCCTGGCGCCTGCTGGACCTGCGCGTGCGCCACCATCCGCCGCACTGGATGGCATGGCTGATCGCCATCCTGATCTACGTGAACTTCTTCACCCACCACTACATCGGCGACTACCGCTGGTATCTCGCCGCCTGCGCCCTGGGCCTCTACGCCCGCACCACGATCATCTTCCGCCCGCTGGACCGCGACCGCCAGATGCCCCTGCTGCTCGGCTTCGTGCTGACCGGCTTCTTCATCTGGATGGCCGAGAACATCGGCACCTTCTGGGGCGTGTGGCGCTATCCGAACCAGCTGGGCGCCTGGTCCATGGTCCATGTGAGCAAGTGGAGCTCATGGTCGCTGCTGGTCATCATGACCTTCACCATCGTGGCGAACCTCAAGCACATCAAGGCCCGGATTCACATCCCGGACTGA
- a CDS encoding HAD family hydrolase, with protein sequence MTAPQRAFIFDMDGTIVDNMAFHTKSWLEFFSRRGHTVDADEFFRRTAGRQGHEIMRTYLGEHITKEDSVLLDAEKEELYRELYAPHLEAVAGFDEFIAKAQEADVRLAVATAAPPANIVFTLDGLDLRRHFDAVVGAADVARGKPEPDVFLLAAERCGAAPADCIVFEDAPLGVEAARRAGMRCVVLSTTLPATAFAEFDNVLCIVRDFSELNIAELLSGSPANN encoded by the coding sequence ATGACTGCACCGCAGCGCGCGTTCATCTTCGACATGGACGGCACCATCGTCGACAACATGGCCTTCCATACGAAGTCCTGGCTGGAGTTCTTCTCGCGCCGCGGCCACACCGTGGACGCGGACGAATTCTTCCGCCGCACGGCGGGCCGCCAGGGCCACGAGATCATGCGCACCTACCTGGGTGAGCACATCACGAAGGAAGACAGCGTGCTGCTGGATGCGGAGAAGGAAGAGCTGTACCGCGAGCTGTACGCGCCCCACCTGGAAGCGGTGGCGGGCTTCGACGAGTTCATCGCGAAGGCCCAGGAAGCGGACGTGCGCCTGGCCGTGGCCACGGCCGCGCCGCCCGCCAATATCGTCTTTACGCTGGACGGCCTGGACCTGCGCCGCCATTTCGACGCCGTGGTCGGCGCGGCCGACGTGGCGCGCGGCAAGCCGGAACCGGACGTGTTCCTGCTGGCGGCCGAACGCTGCGGCGCCGCGCCCGCGGACTGCATCGTGTTCGAAGACGCGCCCCTGGGCGTGGAAGCGGCTCGCCGCGCAGGCATGCGCTGCGTGGTGCTGAGCACCACCCTGCCCGCCACCGCCTTCGCCGAATTCGACAACGTGCTGTGCATCGTGCGCGACTTCAGCGAACTCAATATCGCCGAGCTGCTCTCCGGCAGCCCGGCCAACAACTAA
- the tssG gene encoding type VI secretion system baseplate subunit TssG, whose protein sequence is MPAAQRQAAADLITLFQLLRRQGGEAAFGNDPSLAFAVRDLASVKNDPLHVVPAFIGLLGASGVLPFHYTDRLLRHAAQTQDLAPLAFLDVLSSRSVALYAEAWRRRRPEFDRESGTDAFLGALLALAGERGADTPERAAFHAGALRRATVSAEALGAALEDHFGVPVELAQFAGGWQMLAERDRVSLGCANSALGSMALGQRIWNRSGKFGLRLGPLGAEDFERFLPGSSGAAALADMVGEFALGPLRCEVRLLLSPDAVCSPRLGGEGVRLGFDTFLVSPAAAEVREDAVYSLSKNSMI, encoded by the coding sequence ATGCCAGCCGCGCAACGGCAAGCTGCAGCTGATCTGATCACGCTGTTCCAGCTCCTGCGCAGGCAGGGCGGGGAGGCGGCCTTCGGCAACGACCCATCGCTGGCGTTCGCCGTGCGCGATCTCGCGTCGGTGAAGAACGATCCGCTGCATGTCGTGCCCGCCTTCATCGGCCTGCTGGGCGCAAGCGGCGTGCTGCCATTCCACTATACGGACCGCCTGCTGCGGCATGCGGCGCAAACGCAGGACCTGGCTCCGCTGGCCTTTCTCGATGTGCTTTCCTCGCGCAGTGTGGCCTTGTATGCGGAGGCATGGCGCAGGCGCCGCCCCGAGTTCGACCGTGAATCCGGTACGGACGCATTCCTGGGCGCCCTGCTGGCGCTGGCGGGCGAACGCGGCGCGGATACGCCGGAGCGCGCCGCCTTCCATGCCGGAGCCCTGCGCAGGGCGACCGTGTCCGCCGAGGCGCTGGGCGCGGCCCTCGAGGACCATTTCGGCGTTCCCGTGGAGCTGGCGCAGTTTGCGGGTGGATGGCAGATGCTGGCGGAGCGCGACCGTGTTTCCCTGGGCTGCGCCAACAGCGCACTCGGAAGCATGGCGCTGGGGCAGCGCATCTGGAACCGCTCGGGCAAATTCGGCCTGCGCCTGGGACCACTCGGGGCTGAGGACTTCGAACGCTTCCTTCCCGGCAGTTCCGGGGCGGCGGCGCTGGCGGACATGGTGGGCGAGTTCGCGCTCGGTCCCTTGCGCTGCGAAGTGCGCCTGCTGCTGTCGCCCGATGCCGTGTGCAGTCCCAGGCTGGGCGGGGAGGGAGTGCGCCTCGGCTTCGACACCTTCCTGGTCTCGCCGGCGGCCGCGGAAGTGCGCGAAGACGCCGTTTACAGTCTTTCGAAAAATTCGATGATATAA
- a CDS encoding RES family NAD+ phosphorylase, whose translation MPALPPLRLLRQFDTCRLIPSRFADVEDSVLAPLADSDAELRDLFELDNATNARLSAEHGGAPGIGIDELLFYVPNYRIVNAAFTYARPEGSRFNDGERGAWYCAFEADTALAEIIFHKTVEYAEIGRFDDSVSYQAMLADFTAEFHDIRGLEQFASCLAPDSYVESQKLAERLLGEGSTGIIYPSVRRAGGTNLACFRPALVGNVRKGASYRLTWEGSPTPRVAQI comes from the coding sequence GTGCCCGCCCTGCCGCCCCTGCGCCTGCTGCGTCAATTCGACACCTGCCGCCTGATCCCTTCCCGCTTCGCGGACGTGGAAGACTCCGTCCTCGCGCCCCTGGCCGACAGCGACGCCGAACTGCGCGACCTGTTCGAGCTCGATAACGCCACCAACGCCCGCCTCTCGGCCGAGCATGGCGGCGCGCCCGGCATCGGCATCGATGAACTGCTGTTCTACGTGCCGAACTACCGCATCGTGAACGCCGCCTTTACCTACGCCCGGCCCGAGGGCAGCCGCTTCAACGACGGCGAGCGTGGCGCCTGGTACTGCGCCTTCGAGGCCGATACCGCGCTGGCCGAAATCATCTTCCACAAGACGGTGGAGTACGCGGAGATCGGCCGCTTCGACGACAGCGTGAGCTACCAGGCCATGCTGGCCGACTTCACCGCAGAGTTCCACGACATCCGCGGCCTGGAGCAGTTCGCCTCCTGCCTGGCGCCGGACAGCTATGTGGAATCCCAGAAGCTGGCCGAACGGCTGCTGGGGGAGGGCTCCACGGGCATCATCTACCCCAGCGTGCGGCGCGCGGGCGGCACCAACCTGGCCTGTTTCCGCCCCGCCCTGGTGGGCAATGTTCGCAAAGGGGCATCCTATCGGCTAACATGGGAAGGTAGCCCCACGCCGCGCGTGGCGCAAATTTGA
- the prfB gene encoding peptide chain release factor 2 (programmed frameshift) encodes MEAERINSLSALLADLTTREAELRRYLDFDKKSEKLEQLNAELEDPAVWNDPKRAQDMGREKKALEAIVLTLEKAKSDLGDAQELFEMGKEEGDDDTLEAVIGDTEEIKKVIEGLEFRRMFNNPMDPNNCFIDIQAGAGGTEAQDWASMLLRQYLRYCERKGFKVEVLEESEGEVAGIKTATLKVEGDYAYGHLRTETGVHRLVRKSPFDSANGRHTSFTSLFVYPEVDDSIEIEINPADLRIDTYRASGAGGQHINKTDSAVRITHAPSGIVVQCQNDRSQHRNKAEAMDMLKAKLYEQELRKRMSEQQKLEDSKTDVGWGHQIRSYVLDQSRIKDLRTGFETGNTKNVLDGDLDDFIAASLKQGV; translated from the exons ATGGAAGCCGAACGCATCAATTCCCTCTCCGCCCTGCTCGCCGATCTCACGACCCGCGAAGCCGAACTTCGGAGGTATCTT GACTTCGACAAGAAGTCGGAGAAACTGGAACAACTGAACGCCGAGCTGGAAGACCCAGCCGTCTGGAACGACCCGAAACGCGCCCAGGACATGGGCCGCGAGAAGAAGGCTCTGGAAGCCATCGTGCTCACCCTGGAGAAAGCCAAGAGCGATCTGGGCGACGCGCAGGAGCTCTTCGAGATGGGCAAGGAAGAAGGCGACGACGACACGCTCGAAGCGGTGATCGGCGACACCGAAGAAATCAAGAAGGTCATCGAAGGCCTGGAATTCCGCCGGATGTTCAATAATCCGATGGACCCGAACAACTGCTTCATCGACATCCAGGCCGGCGCAGGCGGCACGGAAGCCCAGGACTGGGCCTCCATGCTGCTGCGCCAGTACCTGCGCTATTGCGAACGCAAGGGCTTCAAGGTCGAGGTGCTGGAAGAATCCGAGGGCGAGGTGGCAGGCATCAAGACCGCCACCCTGAAAGTGGAAGGCGACTACGCCTACGGCCACCTGCGCACCGAAACGGGCGTGCACCGCCTGGTGCGCAAGTCGCCCTTCGACAGCGCCAACGGCCGCCACACCTCGTTTACCTCCCTGTTCGTCTACCCCGAGGTGGACGACTCCATCGAGATCGAGATCAACCCGGCGGACCTGCGCATCGACACCTACCGCGCATCCGGCGCGGGCGGCCAGCACATCAACAAGACCGATTCCGCCGTGCGTATCACGCACGCGCCGTCCGGCATCGTGGTGCAGTGCCAGAACGACCGCTCGCAGCACCGCAACAAGGCCGAGGCGATGGACATGCTGAAGGCCAAGCTGTACGAGCAGGAGCTGCGCAAGCGCATGAGCGAGCAGCAGAAGCTGGAAGACTCCAAGACCGACGTGGGCTGGGGTCACCAGATCCGCTCCTACGTGCTGGACCAGTCCCGCATCAAGGACCTGCGCACAGGCTTCGAGACCGGCAATACGAAAAACGTGCTGGACGGCGACCTGGACGATTTCATCGCCGCCTCCCTCAAGCAAGGCGTATAA
- a CDS encoding DUF2288 domain-containing protein has translation MQTNPNNDLELHQKVNRETARLPWTELMRHFASGNVVWVSSDLDLIDVAVRIAHDDKATVTLWMANGKISKVSDRQAQGWLETDASLWASVVSPFILVQEDKPKVH, from the coding sequence ATGCAAACCAATCCCAATAACGACCTCGAACTGCACCAGAAAGTGAACCGCGAGACCGCGCGCCTCCCTTGGACGGAGCTCATGCGCCACTTCGCCTCCGGCAATGTGGTGTGGGTCTCCAGCGACCTGGACCTGATCGACGTGGCCGTGCGCATCGCGCACGACGACAAGGCCACCGTGACCCTGTGGATGGCAAACGGCAAGATTTCCAAGGTCTCCGACCGGCAGGCCCAGGGCTGGCTGGAAACGGATGCCTCGCTGTGGGCCAGCGTTGTCAGCCCCTTCATCCTCGTGCAAGAAGACAAGCCCAAGGTTCACTGA
- the tssF gene encoding type VI secretion system baseplate subunit TssF, giving the protein MDQLFPYAEAELDGFERTREEFGRRYPRLAGRLAGEGSDPHVQRLIQGVALLNARTARRLHQEYPLYVEALFHVLYPHYLRSFPSCSIARFGEGASAGEIVHTAGRGCSFRLGGQVQPDRAAISSAQFLDGAIRIGIDGGGQPLPSTLRIFLDGEPAFCAALRDSLLLRVSQAVLSAEGRESLLDRTPVRAVGFDAPDALLPQGPRQHEGCRIVSEFFGFPEKFNFLDLDLSAAAGAQEATLDLRLDGAGAGTLLARMLWPLGAEHLLTRCAPVVNLFPMAATPFLVDHGRSHYQVMVNAARPEDFEIYSIDRVRLGPEEYHPFYTRRHDEPGGRYWLERRDPARARATPGYEVSIAFSREPEQRAVATIGLTCSNRDVARSLRPGAALGGAARGVLLRQPTMPHRTPQAAGSHWRLVSHLSLATRSLVREGLEPFLEMLALYDVARSPSSQRQIGAIRALEHRPAVVTLRDRHGTAELHGVEVRLHVDEAALAGCGLHLFAEVMDRFLGLYVHLNSFTRLVLVSAASGEELLRCQPRNGKLQLI; this is encoded by the coding sequence ATGGATCAGCTATTCCCTTACGCCGAGGCCGAGCTGGATGGCTTCGAACGCACCCGCGAGGAGTTCGGACGGCGCTATCCCCGGCTGGCGGGGCGCCTGGCGGGCGAGGGAAGCGACCCCCATGTGCAGCGGCTGATCCAGGGCGTGGCGCTGCTGAACGCCCGCACTGCCCGCCGCCTGCACCAGGAATATCCGCTGTACGTGGAGGCGCTGTTCCACGTGCTCTATCCCCACTACCTGCGCAGCTTCCCTTCCTGCTCGATTGCCCGTTTCGGCGAGGGCGCCAGTGCGGGCGAAATCGTTCATACGGCAGGGCGGGGCTGCAGCTTCCGCCTGGGCGGGCAGGTGCAGCCGGACCGCGCGGCCATCAGCAGCGCCCAATTCCTGGATGGCGCCATCCGGATCGGCATCGATGGCGGCGGCCAGCCGCTTCCTTCCACGCTGCGCATCTTCCTCGATGGGGAGCCTGCCTTCTGCGCCGCCCTGCGCGACAGCCTGCTGCTGCGCGTGTCGCAGGCGGTGCTCTCGGCCGAAGGCCGGGAAAGCCTGCTGGACCGCACTCCGGTGCGGGCCGTCGGCTTCGATGCGCCCGATGCGTTGCTGCCGCAGGGGCCGAGGCAGCACGAGGGCTGCCGCATCGTCAGCGAGTTCTTCGGCTTTCCGGAGAAGTTCAACTTCCTGGATCTGGACCTCTCGGCTGCGGCCGGGGCGCAGGAAGCCACGCTCGACCTGCGGCTCGACGGCGCGGGCGCCGGTACGCTGCTGGCGCGCATGCTGTGGCCCCTCGGCGCCGAACACCTGCTGACGCGCTGCGCGCCGGTGGTCAATCTCTTCCCCATGGCCGCCACGCCTTTCCTGGTCGACCATGGCCGCAGCCATTACCAGGTGATGGTCAACGCGGCGAGGCCGGAAGACTTCGAGATCTACAGCATCGACAGGGTGAGGCTCGGCCCTGAGGAATACCATCCCTTCTACACCCGCCGCCACGACGAGCCGGGAGGCCGCTACTGGCTGGAGCGGCGCGATCCCGCCCGCGCGCGCGCCACGCCGGGCTACGAGGTGAGCATCGCCTTCAGCCGCGAGCCGGAACAGAGGGCGGTGGCCACGATTGGCCTTACCTGCAGCAACCGCGACGTGGCGCGCAGCCTGCGTCCCGGCGCGGCGCTGGGCGGCGCGGCAAGGGGCGTGCTGCTGCGCCAGCCCACCATGCCGCACCGCACGCCGCAGGCGGCGGGCAGCCACTGGCGCCTGGTGTCGCATCTTTCTCTCGCCACCCGCTCCCTTGTGCGGGAAGGGCTGGAGCCTTTCCTTGAGATGCTGGCGCTGTACGACGTGGCGCGCTCGCCGTCCTCGCAGCGGCAGATCGGCGCCATCAGGGCGCTCGAACACCGTCCCGCCGTGGTGACCCTGCGCGACCGGCACGGCACCGCTGAACTGCACGGCGTGGAGGTGCGCTTGCATGTGGACGAGGCGGCGCTGGCGGGCTGCGGCCTGCACCTGTTTGCCGAAGTGATGGACCGCTTCCTCGGCCTCTACGTGCACCTGAACAGCTTTACCCGCCTGGTGCTCGTGTCGGCCGCGAGCGGAGAGGAACTGCTGCGATGCCAGCCGCGCAACGGCAAGCTGCAGCTGATCTGA
- a CDS encoding bifunctional 2',3'-cyclic-nucleotide 2'-phosphodiesterase/3'-nucleotidase yields the protein MQRRHLAPLSMRIATRLSACLPVLLLGCSTLPQGAPPGSTATLALLETTDLHSNVLSYDYYKLAPDASLGLERTATLIRQARAEFPNTVLLDNGDTIQGTALADYQALVKPVDCKQVLGIYKAFNALGYEGSGIGNHDFNYGLAFLSQVTGQRFDVDGVDPAKPACAGPTFPQVLANVYSLKSRKPLFKPWHIIEKRVQALGPDGKAVEATVKVGIIAFAPPTIMSWDKRWLEGRVYTEGVRETAQKYLPEMRAQGADLVVAISHAGLDDSPYSPTMENGSWHLARVPGIDAMLIGHSHQQFPNAASTVPQFSLPGVDKAKGTVHGVPTVMPSLWGKHLGVISLQLRHDGKRWVVQKELTRVEVRATQVGDKRYAEADPAIAPLLAQEHEETIRYVKTPIGTASYRMSTYFADVGDVSAVQLVNQAQAGYLARYVQASLPQYAALPVLSMSSPFKAGSAGVTDYTDVAPGPVALNNAADLYLYPNALHGVKINGAELKSWLEKAAERFNTIDPSRTAPQELVNTGFPGYNFDMITDPQVRYQIDVTQPPGSRIRNLEYKGAPVAPSQEFLVATNNYRASGGGFFPGLDGSKTVVASPDNNREVLIAYIQAAKELKPAEGARSWSFVPVAAKGPIVFHSAPGKLDLARAAGLSNITQLKADDGQGKGFALYAIDLSR from the coding sequence ATGCAGCGTCGCCATCTTGCCCCTTTGTCCATGCGCATCGCCACCCGCCTGTCCGCCTGCCTCCCCGTCCTGCTCCTGGGCTGCAGCACGCTTCCCCAGGGCGCGCCGCCCGGCAGCACCGCCACCCTGGCCCTGCTGGAAACGACGGACCTGCACTCGAATGTGCTGAGTTATGACTATTACAAGCTCGCGCCCGACGCCTCCCTGGGCCTGGAGCGCACCGCGACCCTGATCCGCCAGGCGCGCGCCGAATTCCCCAACACCGTCCTGCTGGACAATGGCGACACCATCCAGGGCACGGCGCTGGCCGACTACCAGGCCCTCGTGAAGCCGGTCGACTGCAAACAGGTGCTGGGCATCTACAAGGCCTTCAATGCCCTGGGCTACGAAGGCAGCGGCATCGGCAACCACGATTTCAATTACGGCCTGGCCTTCCTCAGCCAGGTGACGGGCCAGCGTTTCGACGTGGATGGCGTCGATCCCGCGAAACCTGCCTGCGCCGGTCCCACCTTCCCGCAGGTGCTGGCCAATGTCTACAGCCTGAAGTCGCGCAAGCCCCTGTTCAAGCCCTGGCACATCATCGAAAAGCGCGTGCAGGCCCTGGGCCCGGACGGCAAGGCCGTGGAGGCCACGGTCAAGGTGGGCATCATCGCCTTCGCGCCGCCCACCATCATGAGCTGGGACAAGCGCTGGCTGGAAGGCCGTGTCTACACCGAAGGCGTGCGCGAAACGGCGCAAAAATACCTCCCCGAGATGCGCGCGCAGGGCGCCGATCTCGTGGTGGCGATCTCGCACGCGGGCCTGGACGACAGTCCCTATTCGCCCACCATGGAAAACGGCAGCTGGCACCTCGCCCGGGTGCCGGGCATTGACGCCATGCTGATCGGCCACTCGCACCAGCAGTTCCCGAATGCGGCCAGCACGGTGCCCCAATTCAGCCTGCCCGGCGTGGACAAAGCCAAAGGCACGGTGCACGGCGTGCCGACGGTGATGCCAAGCCTGTGGGGCAAGCATCTCGGCGTGATCTCGCTGCAGCTGCGCCATGACGGCAAGCGCTGGGTCGTGCAAAAGGAGCTCACCCGCGTCGAGGTGCGCGCCACCCAGGTGGGGGACAAGCGTTACGCCGAAGCCGATCCCGCCATTGCGCCGCTGCTGGCGCAGGAGCACGAAGAAACCATCCGCTACGTGAAAACGCCCATCGGCACCGCCAGCTACCGCATGTCCACCTACTTCGCCGACGTGGGCGACGTGAGCGCCGTGCAGCTGGTGAACCAGGCGCAGGCCGGCTACCTTGCGCGTTATGTGCAGGCCAGCCTGCCGCAGTATGCCGCGCTGCCCGTGCTGTCGATGTCCTCGCCCTTCAAGGCGGGATCGGCCGGGGTGACGGACTACACGGACGTAGCGCCGGGCCCTGTGGCCCTGAACAACGCGGCCGACCTCTATCTCTACCCGAATGCGCTGCACGGCGTGAAGATCAATGGCGCTGAGCTCAAGAGCTGGCTGGAGAAGGCCGCGGAGCGCTTCAATACCATCGACCCGTCCAGGACCGCGCCGCAGGAACTGGTCAACACCGGCTTCCCCGGCTATAACTTCGACATGATCACCGACCCGCAGGTGCGCTACCAGATCGACGTGACCCAGCCGCCTGGCAGCCGCATCCGCAACCTGGAGTACAAGGGCGCTCCTGTAGCGCCATCCCAGGAGTTCCTGGTGGCGACCAACAATTACCGCGCCAGCGGCGGCGGCTTTTTCCCCGGCCTGGACGGCAGCAAGACCGTGGTGGCCTCGCCGGACAACAACCGCGAGGTGCTGATCGCCTATATCCAGGCGGCGAAAGAGCTGAAACCCGCGGAGGGCGCGCGCAGCTGGAGCTTCGTTCCGGTGGCCGCGAAAGGGCCCATCGTCTTCCACTCCGCTCCGGGCAAGCTCGATCTGGCGCGCGCCGCCGGGCTGTCCAACATCACCCAGCTGAAGGCGGACGACGGGCAGGGCAAGGGCTTCGCGCTCTACGCCATCGACCTGTCGCGCTGA
- a CDS encoding lipocalin-like domain-containing protein, translated as MKFLLFPVCLLTAQIVAAAPSAAPFPLSGTWTLQAADQLLPDGSRAHDYGDAPRGLLIVDAEGRYSLQIFSSERKRFASSDKSQASAGEFQSAVMGSSTHFGAIAIDAAKGTLTFSIEGASFPNWEGTRQERPYTLKDDVLSYQVPVRANGRTPISVWRRLR; from the coding sequence ATGAAGTTTCTCCTCTTCCCTGTCTGCCTGCTCACCGCACAGATCGTTGCGGCGGCGCCCTCCGCCGCGCCCTTCCCTCTCTCCGGAACGTGGACGCTGCAGGCCGCCGACCAGCTGCTTCCGGACGGCAGCCGCGCGCACGACTACGGCGACGCGCCGCGCGGCCTGCTGATCGTCGATGCGGAGGGCCGCTATTCCTTGCAGATTTTCAGTTCGGAGCGCAAGCGCTTCGCCAGCAGCGATAAATCGCAGGCCAGCGCAGGCGAGTTCCAGTCCGCCGTGATGGGTTCGAGCACGCATTTCGGCGCCATCGCCATCGACGCGGCCAAGGGCACGCTGACCTTCAGCATCGAAGGCGCTTCTTTCCCGAACTGGGAGGGCACGCGCCAGGAACGCCCCTATACCCTGAAGGACGATGTGCTGAGCTACCAGGTGCCTGTACGCGCTAACGGCCGTACGCCAATCTCGGTCTGGCGGCGCCTGCGCTGA